A window of the Henckelia pumila isolate YLH828 chromosome 3, ASM3356847v2, whole genome shotgun sequence genome harbors these coding sequences:
- the LOC140892649 gene encoding beta-1,6-galactosyltransferase GALT29A-like → MYSSVKTGFRSLYITLLLIVVAATLTIRALLHFNGGGASFQQKYEIPPARTPQKPVFNETLLKYAAVEIAEARVKQEVDDLLNANFRNRGEKGSFLSFGRHRIDLRLKSSRGTPLQVQSPEFNRLWLNLRRYLSDWWRNRRLDLDTTLDSANDAKVTFEEYYSGVKDSRKRYKSCAVVGNSGILLSSDHGKLIDSHEIVIRLNNARIAGYERDVGAKTSVSFINSNILSSCARRVDCFCHPYGEEVPTVMYICQPVHFFDFLVCNASHKAPLVVTDPRFDMLCARIVKYYSLKRFVETTGKDCGEWGSAHDALEFHYSSGMQAIMLAVGTCDKVSVFGFGKSCSARHHYHTSQKAELSLHDYEAEYDFYEDLMKRPEAIPFISDEFKFPSVEMYR, encoded by the coding sequence ATGTACAGCTCAGTTAAGACCGGATTCCGGTCTCTGTACATCACTCTGCTGCTGATAGTGGTGGCCGCCACTCTCACCATCCGGGCACTGCTCCATTTCAATGGCGGCGGAGCCAGCTTTCAGCAGAAATATGAAATCCCACCTGCTAGAACCCCTCAAAAACCAGTCTTTAACGAAACGCTTTTGAAATATGCTGCTGTCGAAATAGCGGAGGCTCGTGTAAAGCAAGAAGTCGATGATTTGTTGAATGCAAATTTCAGAAACAGAGGCGAAAAGGGATCTTTCCTTTCTTTTGGAAGGCACCGCATTGATTTGAGGCTCAAGTCTTCTAGAGGGACTCCACTGCAGGTCCAGTCCCCGGAGTTCAATCGCCTGTGGTTAAATCTCAGGAGGTATTTGAGTGATTGGTGGAGGAACAGAAGGCTGGATTTGGATACAACGTTGGATTCTGCTAATGATGCTAAAGTTACTTTTGAGGAGTACTACAGTGGTGTAAAAGATTCAAGAAAGAGATACAAGAGTTGTGCTGTGGTGGGAAACAGTGGGATTCTGTTGAGTAGTGATCATGGTAAGCTGATCGATAGTCATGAGATTGTTATTCGGCTAAACAACGCGAGAATCGCGGGATATGAGCGCGACGTGGGGGCGAAAACGAGTGTGTCTTTCATTAACAGCAACATATTAAGTTCGTGCGCGCGCAGGGTGGATTGTTTTTGCCATCCTTACGGCGAGGAAGTGCCTACGGTTATGTATATATGTCAACCGGTTCACTTTTTCGATTTCTTGGTGTGCAATGCTTCTCACAAGGCGCCTTTGGTTGTTACCGATCCAAGATTCGACATGTTGTGTGCTAGGATCGTGAAGTATTACTCGTTGAAACGGTTCGTGGAGACAACCGGGAAGGATTGTGGCGAATGGGGGTCGGCTCACGATGCGCTCGAGTTCCACTACTCTTCGGGTATGCAAGCGATCATGCTTGCCGTGGGGACTTGTGACAAGGTTAGTGTTTTTGGGTTCGGGAAATCTTGTTCAGCTAGACACCATTACCATACGAGTCAAAAGGCCGAGCTTTCGCTACACGACTACGAGGCAGAGTATGATTTTTATGAGGATTTGATGAAAAGACCAGAGGCTATTCCCTTCATATCAGATGAATTCAAGTTTCCTTCTGTCGAAATGTATCGCTAA